One genomic region from Chondrinema litorale encodes:
- a CDS encoding PAS domain S-box protein, with product MKYLEKEIYDRIQTGDSFFKTLTETLTNGFWYWDLKNPSSKWLSAAFWKVLGYELIEVEEKELTWKDILSKEEYECDLDYAKFFLDSPQAHYNKSIPFQHKDGRIIWIKASGNVLQNNKQDGSRMLGSFHLVIDQQLILQDSYIGTYEMNLIDGNAYYSNEWVASLGYEYEEIAPLNMDTWQKLTHPDDFKKTVTCMQDYISGKIPSYSVEFRMKHKSGNWIWIEGNGKITRRNTEGTPQWMSGYYKDITESKQKEGDLKRVKILLDKSFEIAQIGTWEIDFVNEKLHWNKETRNIFEADENYEREYSDGLMHYKEGYSRLILSNALNNAIEKGESFDIEIEIITNNKNVRWVRKVGFPVIVNGRCESVYGILIDIDRKNKLIRNLQFQEERFRGAFENAGNGMAITFIDGKFQKVNKSFTQMLGYTEEELLTKSFKDITHPEDLKRDVKLVDKLLYGDKDYYQIEKRYLHKSGKEVWVMLSVSVVRNENKEPIHFVAQITNITQEKEAIRDKEKSERRFKEIFDNTYQLMGFLDLDGVILEANRQALNFADLKEEEVIGVEIWKTKWWEGQEEDQRKLKEGIKRAAEGEFVRFETINNDRYGNKVTVDFSLNSVFDDEGNVISIIAEGRPIQEMVKARNDLADLNSRLKNILNASVHVGIIETDLEGNITLFNKGAENLLGFNSTELVDRAHIKEFLPRDEVVKNVLKIRRDDTLDIDNFNIVLEHIKDYPLHYEEWNFIRKDGSRFPGIMTHSPIYNKDSELLGTLAIITDLTKVKEAEAEIKSLHEVTKDQNDRLINFAHIVSHNLRSHSRNLYVLLDMLRNQQPRIAENEFFPLIMKGSGNLKETIDHLTEVVAINTRTADKLKTIHLSEYVDNAIVNVKGLVMQNTCSIRSYVEPDLKVMGIPAYIESVVLNFLTNSIKYRSTKRELEIKITAIEQKDYIMLCFEDNGLGIDLKAHGEKLFGLYKTFHGNEDARGVGLFITRNQIEAMGGTIKVESELDKGTTFKVFLKKAHASKDVLV from the coding sequence ATGAAATACCTAGAAAAAGAAATATATGATAGGATTCAGACGGGTGATTCTTTTTTTAAAACACTAACAGAAACACTAACTAACGGATTCTGGTATTGGGATTTAAAAAATCCTTCGAGCAAGTGGTTAAGTGCTGCTTTTTGGAAAGTATTGGGGTATGAGTTAATAGAGGTTGAGGAAAAAGAACTAACATGGAAAGATATTCTTTCTAAAGAAGAATATGAATGTGATCTCGATTATGCTAAATTTTTTCTTGATAGCCCACAAGCACACTATAATAAAAGTATACCTTTTCAGCATAAAGATGGCAGAATAATATGGATAAAGGCATCTGGTAATGTACTGCAAAACAATAAACAAGATGGCAGTAGAATGTTAGGTTCTTTTCATCTGGTAATTGATCAGCAGCTCATCCTTCAAGATTCGTATATTGGAACCTACGAAATGAATCTGATAGATGGCAATGCTTATTATAGTAATGAATGGGTAGCTTCATTAGGCTATGAATATGAAGAGATAGCTCCATTAAATATGGATACTTGGCAAAAGTTAACCCACCCAGACGATTTTAAAAAGACTGTTACCTGTATGCAAGATTATATAAGTGGGAAAATACCTTCTTATAGTGTTGAATTCAGGATGAAACACAAAAGTGGTAATTGGATATGGATAGAAGGAAATGGTAAAATAACAAGACGCAACACAGAGGGTACACCACAATGGATGTCTGGCTATTATAAAGATATTACTGAGTCTAAACAAAAAGAAGGCGATTTAAAAAGAGTGAAAATCTTGCTAGACAAGAGTTTTGAGATAGCACAGATTGGAACTTGGGAGATAGATTTTGTGAACGAAAAACTCCATTGGAATAAAGAGACACGAAATATTTTTGAAGCAGACGAAAACTATGAGAGAGAATATTCAGACGGGCTCATGCATTACAAAGAAGGATACAGTCGCCTCATATTATCAAATGCTTTAAACAATGCGATAGAAAAAGGCGAAAGCTTTGATATAGAAATTGAGATTATTACTAATAATAAAAATGTGAGATGGGTAAGAAAGGTGGGGTTTCCTGTAATAGTGAATGGAAGATGCGAGAGTGTTTATGGAATTTTAATTGATATTGACAGAAAAAATAAGCTGATTCGAAACCTTCAATTCCAAGAAGAAAGGTTTAGAGGAGCATTTGAAAATGCTGGTAATGGCATGGCAATCACATTTATAGACGGTAAATTCCAGAAAGTGAATAAAAGCTTTACACAGATGCTTGGTTATACCGAAGAAGAGTTATTAACCAAATCATTTAAAGATATTACCCATCCAGAAGATTTAAAAAGAGATGTAAAGTTGGTAGATAAGCTATTGTATGGTGATAAAGATTACTACCAAATAGAGAAAAGGTATTTACATAAATCTGGCAAAGAAGTATGGGTTATGCTATCTGTTTCTGTTGTAAGAAATGAGAATAAAGAGCCGATACATTTTGTGGCTCAAATTACTAATATAACCCAAGAAAAAGAGGCTATTAGAGATAAAGAAAAAAGCGAGCGTAGGTTTAAAGAAATCTTTGATAATACTTATCAGCTTATGGGTTTTTTAGATTTAGATGGTGTAATACTCGAAGCGAATCGACAAGCTCTAAATTTTGCAGACTTAAAAGAGGAAGAGGTTATTGGCGTAGAAATTTGGAAAACTAAATGGTGGGAAGGGCAAGAAGAAGATCAGAGAAAACTGAAAGAAGGTATAAAAAGAGCAGCTGAAGGAGAGTTTGTGAGATTTGAAACCATCAATAACGATAGATATGGTAATAAAGTAACCGTTGACTTTAGCTTAAATTCTGTTTTTGATGATGAAGGTAACGTGATCTCCATTATTGCAGAAGGTAGACCAATTCAAGAAATGGTAAAAGCCAGAAACGATTTGGCAGATTTAAATAGTAGACTTAAAAATATATTAAATGCCAGTGTACATGTTGGTATTATAGAAACAGATTTAGAGGGTAATATTACTCTTTTTAATAAAGGTGCCGAAAATCTGCTTGGTTTCAACTCAACAGAACTTGTTGATCGAGCGCATATTAAAGAATTTTTACCTCGTGATGAAGTAGTAAAAAATGTGCTTAAAATAAGACGAGATGATACACTAGATATCGATAACTTTAATATAGTATTAGAACATATAAAGGATTATCCATTACATTATGAAGAATGGAATTTCATAAGAAAAGATGGTAGCAGATTTCCGGGTATAATGACCCACTCACCAATTTATAATAAAGACAGCGAGTTGCTGGGTACCTTAGCTATTATAACAGATTTAACTAAAGTAAAAGAAGCTGAAGCAGAGATTAAAAGCCTTCACGAAGTTACCAAAGACCAGAATGATAGGTTAATTAACTTTGCCCATATTGTTTCGCATAATTTGAGATCGCATTCTCGTAATTTATATGTGCTTTTAGATATGCTTAGAAATCAGCAGCCTCGTATAGCTGAAAATGAGTTTTTCCCACTGATAATGAAAGGCTCTGGCAATCTAAAAGAAACTATAGACCACTTAACAGAAGTTGTTGCCATCAATACTAGAACCGCAGACAAATTAAAAACTATCCATCTGTCTGAATATGTAGATAATGCAATAGTAAATGTGAAAGGGTTGGTGATGCAAAACACATGTTCTATCAGGAGTTATGTAGAGCCCGATTTAAAAGTAATGGGCATACCGGCTTATATAGAAAGTGTGGTACTAAACTTCCTAACAAATTCAATTAAATACCGCTCTACCAAGAGAGAACTAGAAATAAAAATTACTGCAATAGAGCAAAAAGATTATATAATGCTTTGCTTTGAGGATAATGGCTTGGGCATCGACTTAAAAGCTCATGGCGAAAAGCTATTCGGTTTATATAAAACCTTCCATGGGAATGAGGATGCCAGAGGAGTTGGACTCTTTATTACCCGAAACCAGATTGAGGCAATGGGCGGTACAATTAAGGTAGAAAGCGAATTAGACAAGGGAACAACTTTTAAAGTATTCCTTAAAAAGGCGCATGCTTCAAAAGATGTTCTTGTCTAA
- the lgt gene encoding prolipoprotein diacylglyceryl transferase, producing MNDLSLISYIIWNVDPRIFPSIDILRWYGLMWSLGMFAAFKVMTYIYRKEQQYVKETDQLLVYLAIGAILGARLGHIFFYDFSYYWQHPIELLPFRFSPEFEFTGISGLASHGGIIGAFLALLLFTHKYKRSYLWLLDRLIIAGALLGCFIRFGNLMNSEIIGIETNVKWAFIFTKIDMLPRHPAQLYESIFYLFTFILLFTVWYSRKFYKNNGFLFGLGILLIFAQRFFIEFFKVDQVPFEKYLPLNMGQLLSVPFILIGLASLILSIRLSKKNVLIP from the coding sequence ATGAATGACCTTTCTTTAATTTCCTACATTATTTGGAATGTTGACCCCCGAATTTTTCCATCGATTGATATTTTGCGTTGGTATGGTTTAATGTGGTCTTTGGGGATGTTTGCTGCTTTTAAAGTAATGACATACATCTATCGCAAAGAGCAACAATATGTGAAAGAAACAGATCAACTATTGGTTTATTTGGCAATTGGAGCAATTTTAGGCGCTCGTCTAGGGCATATCTTTTTCTATGATTTTTCTTATTACTGGCAACATCCAATTGAATTATTGCCTTTTCGATTCTCGCCCGAATTTGAATTTACTGGTATAAGTGGTTTAGCAAGTCATGGAGGAATAATAGGGGCTTTTTTAGCTTTATTGTTGTTCACTCATAAATACAAAAGAAGTTATCTTTGGCTTTTAGACAGGTTAATTATTGCAGGAGCTTTATTAGGTTGCTTTATAAGATTTGGTAATCTTATGAATTCAGAAATAATTGGAATCGAAACTAATGTAAAATGGGCATTTATTTTTACTAAAATTGATATGCTTCCCAGACATCCTGCGCAACTATACGAATCTATATTCTACCTATTTACCTTTATCTTGTTGTTTACAGTCTGGTATTCTCGAAAATTCTACAAGAACAATGGTTTCTTATTTGGGTTGGGAATACTACTTATTTTTGCCCAGCGATTCTTTATTGAGTTCTTCAAGGTTGATCAAGTACCTTTCGAAAAATACCTTCCTTTAAATATGGGTCAATTGCTTAGTGTACCTTTTATTTTAATAGGATTAGCATCCTTAATATTAAGCATCAGGCTATCTAAAAAAAATGTATTAATTCCATAA
- a CDS encoding RNA polymerase sigma factor: MKTCKKHFVRLIEEHQGIINNLCAIYYNNTEDLHDTRQDIILQLWKAFPSFRAESKVSTWIYKVSLNTILSKKRKENRQGKSEPMELITNNEFINQQVSFSFDDNLQLLNQLIATLKDTDKAIIILFLEGYKNKEMAEMLGITTTNVSTRLNRIKTVLKEKFKMISYGA; the protein is encoded by the coding sequence ATGAAAACCTGCAAAAAACATTTTGTTAGATTAATAGAGGAGCATCAGGGGATAATTAATAACCTCTGTGCTATCTATTATAACAATACGGAAGACCTACACGATACCCGGCAGGATATTATTCTACAGCTCTGGAAAGCCTTTCCATCTTTTAGAGCAGAATCAAAAGTAAGTACCTGGATTTACAAAGTGAGTTTAAATACCATTCTTTCCAAAAAGAGAAAAGAAAACAGGCAGGGCAAAAGTGAACCAATGGAGCTGATAACTAATAATGAATTTATAAATCAGCAAGTCTCCTTCTCTTTTGACGATAACCTGCAATTGTTAAATCAGCTAATAGCCACATTAAAGGATACAGACAAGGCGATTATTATTCTTTTTTTAGAAGGATATAAAAATAAAGAAATGGCAGAGATGCTTGGTATTACTACTACCAATGTAAGTACCCGCCTCAATCGAATTAAAACAGTGTTGAAAGAAAAATTTAAAATGATAAGTTATGGAGCCTGA
- a CDS encoding DinB family protein, which produces MNEIEVLLAQTKSTHHWMDELIYSIPEDKWGVTPENLDTNVLWQVGHLIMSEAYHGVFCIQGFPMDMVQQMPLRDYSNSFSFNEPPVNAVGKFKPEDLKKHLRIIQNKILDVYDTLSLEDMSKPLEPTKVPHPVAKTKFEALSWNVQHNMWHCGQLGILKRMVDERYDFGLRKPE; this is translated from the coding sequence ATGAATGAAATAGAAGTTCTTTTGGCACAGACAAAAAGTACACATCACTGGATGGATGAATTGATTTATTCCATTCCAGAAGATAAATGGGGAGTTACACCTGAAAATTTAGATACAAATGTGCTCTGGCAAGTTGGTCATTTAATTATGAGCGAAGCATATCATGGAGTGTTTTGTATCCAAGGCTTTCCGATGGATATGGTTCAGCAAATGCCACTTAGAGATTACTCGAATAGTTTTTCATTTAATGAACCGCCTGTTAATGCAGTAGGAAAATTTAAACCAGAAGATTTAAAAAAACATCTAAGAATTATTCAAAATAAGATACTAGATGTATATGATACTTTAAGTCTAGAAGATATGAGTAAACCTTTGGAACCTACCAAAGTGCCACATCCAGTTGCTAAAACTAAGTTTGAAGCATTGTCTTGGAATGTGCAACATAATATGTGGCATTGTGGCCAATTGGGAATTTTAAAAAGAATGGTGGATGAGCGTTACGATTTCGGTTTGAGAAAACCCGAATAA
- a CDS encoding S9 family peptidase — protein sequence MKIKLFYLSLSLLFLVGTKSVAQHNPSFEEVLSLQSVSNPEVSPDGQHVLFTRQTVDWKENRYDTEIWISKSGEEPFQLTNNLKNSSYGARWSPDGKWIAFLSNRSDKTQIQVVRTDGGEALQVTNTKGNISSFEWSPDGKQILFLQEKDSSKETKKREDKFGGYAVEDAEYSLSQLWLIDFKPENLNLMLNPEQMEDSVFKASLEAKILIDSTDFTITGFEWSPDGSKIAFDHQPDPLINTFFKSDIAIYDVASGEYKTLIDNPSADGFLAWSPDSKSILYQSSLDDTTSNYYLNGNIFKINLDGSGKKQLAKNFDEEVYIRAWNDAGIFGVAWQKTNRAIVKVDSESGKVTLLKDLPNRVYDFSLSDDGKKIAYTAATNSDLPELYLADFPIKSAKKITNSTKQIDDWSVANSEVVSWKSEDGTVIEGALYKPQDYDPAKKYPLMVVIHGGPTGISVPQPVPSYVYPIVQWLNKGALVLSPNYRGSAGYGEKFRSLNVRNLGVGDAWDVLSGVESLEDKGMVDPEKVGAMGWSQGGYISAFLTTNSDKFKAISVGAGISNWMTYYVNTDIHPFTRQYLKGTPWSDKSIYEKTSPMTNINNASTPTLIQHGEFDKRVPPANAFELFQGLQDVGVETKLIIYKGFGHGISKPKERLAAMWHNWQWFGKYIWSEDIKLPIE from the coding sequence ATGAAGATAAAACTTTTTTACCTCTCTCTTTCACTCTTATTTCTAGTAGGTACCAAAAGCGTTGCCCAGCATAATCCTTCTTTTGAAGAAGTACTTTCTTTACAGTCGGTGTCAAACCCTGAGGTTTCGCCAGATGGGCAACATGTTCTTTTTACCAGACAAACAGTAGACTGGAAAGAAAACAGGTATGATACTGAAATTTGGATTTCTAAGTCTGGGGAGGAACCATTTCAATTAACTAATAATCTCAAAAATAGTAGTTATGGAGCACGTTGGTCGCCAGATGGCAAATGGATTGCATTTCTATCTAACAGATCAGATAAAACCCAGATACAAGTAGTAAGAACAGATGGTGGAGAAGCCTTACAAGTGACCAATACAAAAGGTAATATTTCTAGTTTTGAGTGGTCGCCAGATGGAAAGCAGATTTTGTTTTTGCAAGAAAAAGACTCTTCTAAAGAGACAAAAAAGCGAGAGGATAAATTTGGTGGCTATGCTGTTGAAGATGCCGAATATAGCTTAAGTCAGCTTTGGCTGATAGATTTTAAACCGGAAAATTTGAATCTCATGCTAAATCCGGAGCAAATGGAAGATTCGGTTTTTAAAGCCAGTTTAGAAGCTAAGATATTAATTGATAGTACCGATTTTACTATTACCGGATTCGAATGGTCGCCAGATGGTAGTAAAATCGCTTTTGATCATCAACCTGATCCACTAATAAATACTTTCTTTAAATCTGATATTGCTATTTACGATGTAGCTTCTGGTGAGTATAAAACATTAATTGATAACCCAAGTGCAGATGGATTTTTAGCTTGGTCTCCTGATAGCAAGAGTATTTTATATCAGTCGAGTTTAGACGATACTACATCAAACTATTATCTCAATGGGAATATTTTCAAGATAAACTTAGATGGTTCTGGAAAAAAGCAACTGGCTAAAAACTTTGATGAAGAAGTTTACATAAGAGCTTGGAATGATGCAGGAATTTTTGGTGTAGCTTGGCAAAAGACAAATAGGGCAATAGTAAAAGTTGATTCGGAATCTGGTAAAGTAACTTTGCTAAAAGACTTGCCAAATAGAGTGTATGACTTCAGTTTATCAGACGATGGTAAAAAGATTGCTTATACAGCCGCTACCAATAGCGACTTACCTGAACTTTATCTAGCTGACTTTCCTATAAAATCAGCAAAGAAAATCACCAATTCTACAAAGCAAATTGATGATTGGTCTGTTGCGAATAGTGAAGTAGTGTCATGGAAAAGTGAAGATGGAACTGTAATCGAGGGGGCTTTATACAAACCTCAAGATTATGATCCTGCTAAAAAATATCCTTTAATGGTGGTGATTCATGGTGGGCCAACTGGTATTTCTGTCCCTCAACCAGTACCTTCTTATGTTTACCCAATTGTACAGTGGCTAAATAAAGGAGCTTTGGTTTTGAGTCCTAATTACAGAGGTTCTGCTGGCTATGGTGAAAAGTTTCGCTCGCTTAATGTGAGAAATTTGGGAGTAGGTGATGCTTGGGATGTGCTTTCGGGTGTAGAAAGTTTGGAAGATAAAGGCATGGTTGACCCTGAAAAAGTAGGTGCAATGGGTTGGAGCCAAGGTGGATATATCTCAGCCTTTCTCACAACTAATTCAGATAAATTCAAAGCTATTTCCGTTGGAGCAGGTATTTCTAACTGGATGACTTATTATGTAAATACAGATATTCATCCATTTACAAGACAGTATTTAAAAGGAACTCCTTGGTCAGACAAGTCGATTTATGAGAAAACTTCTCCGATGACCAACATTAACAATGCTTCAACGCCAACACTTATTCAGCATGGAGAGTTTGATAAACGCGTGCCCCCAGCGAATGCTTTTGAGTTATTTCAAGGTTTACAGGATGTGGGAGTAGAAACCAAGCTGATTATTTATAAAGGTTTTGGACACGGCATTAGCAAGCCAAAAGAAAGACTGGCTGCAATGTGGCACAACTGGCAATGGTTTGGCAAATACATTTGGAGTGAAGACATTAAACTACCAATAGAATAA
- a CDS encoding GNAT family N-acetyltransferase, translating into METQFKLAAEEDIPLVLDMMKDFNEIYNYPFDAELGSINLNKLINNKELGRFWIIYQGGLIAGYVALTFGFSFEYKGRDAFIDELFLKESFRNKGIGKQTMEFLEKQAIDLDLGAIHMEVERENDKAMRLYSKQGYGDFDRNMLTKKFK; encoded by the coding sequence ATGGAAACTCAATTTAAACTTGCTGCAGAAGAAGATATTCCGCTAGTACTGGATATGATGAAAGACTTCAATGAGATTTATAATTATCCATTCGATGCTGAATTGGGAAGTATCAATCTTAACAAGTTAATTAATAACAAAGAGCTAGGTAGGTTTTGGATAATTTATCAGGGAGGTTTAATTGCTGGTTATGTCGCACTCACCTTTGGGTTTAGTTTTGAGTATAAAGGGCGAGATGCTTTTATTGATGAATTGTTTTTGAAAGAGAGTTTCAGGAATAAAGGAATCGGTAAGCAAACAATGGAGTTTTTAGAAAAGCAAGCAATTGATTTGGACTTAGGAGCCATACATATGGAGGTAGAAAGAGAAAATGATAAAGCGATGCGCTTGTACTCGAAACAAGGCTATGGAGATTTTGATAGAAATATGCTCACCAAAAAGTTTAAATAG
- a CDS encoding tetratricopeptide repeat protein encodes MTKHKIFFPSVFLIFLIIELQGALQAQTTEPLLSELKQFSVNHDKIKYIEKQLDSLYHLEPELAMAYTHVADSILAPMDSLAGSLEIERYKALILREQGKLKDGELILEKALERIPKKTDRTDLTLTKGKILIALSSIYRRQGDFQIAIEISQQSIRLLDSLQLSEPDNFDFSNQLSKAYNGIAITHARWGHYENSNYYFQKALEIDKEFDFIHGINSVTFNIGANFFQTEQYDSAEYYWLKVINHIDTTSQTFMSDAIYLNLGTLATKQKRWNDAKKYYQMAMDIYESRNDNEGQAKIHEALASMYCDKGQYKQAEKEALEGLKLVSQQLRVKTKLHATLADIYKEMANYRKAFEYAETYALLQDSLLSKEKTEAIVEMEAKFKNEQQQKELALQRSEIELLNRNSQIRELEINILVLSILLLLIVGFFIFRWQRLKVNRKHDQLKNSQALMTTIKENAQLKEQQLRMELEHRDQQLTSYTLNFIQKNELMTELQEKIESLQSQKQWSPKDFRQLKNQIQQHVSIDRDWENFKMHFESVHPDFFHNLVNVFPNLSPKELKLCALVRLNLNIKESAAVLSISPDSVKTARHRLRKKMNIETETTILDVLMQVEKGIFNPPVTSV; translated from the coding sequence ATGACGAAACACAAAATATTTTTTCCTAGTGTCTTTTTAATTTTTTTAATAATTGAACTACAAGGCGCATTACAAGCTCAAACTACAGAACCACTGCTCTCAGAACTGAAACAGTTTTCAGTAAATCATGACAAAATCAAATACATAGAAAAGCAATTAGATAGCCTATATCACTTAGAGCCTGAATTGGCGATGGCTTACACACATGTTGCAGATTCTATTTTAGCTCCAATGGACTCACTAGCTGGAAGCTTAGAAATCGAAAGATATAAAGCACTTATTCTAAGAGAACAAGGCAAGTTGAAAGATGGAGAACTAATTCTCGAAAAAGCATTAGAAAGAATTCCAAAGAAAACAGATCGAACAGATTTAACACTTACAAAAGGGAAGATATTGATTGCCCTATCTTCTATTTACAGAAGACAAGGTGACTTTCAGATTGCAATAGAAATAAGCCAGCAAAGTATTAGGTTGTTGGATTCATTACAGTTAAGTGAGCCAGATAACTTCGATTTTTCGAATCAACTTTCTAAAGCATATAATGGAATTGCCATTACCCATGCTCGTTGGGGGCATTACGAAAACTCTAATTACTATTTCCAGAAAGCACTCGAAATTGATAAGGAGTTTGATTTTATTCACGGCATTAATTCAGTAACATTTAATATTGGAGCCAACTTCTTTCAAACTGAGCAATACGATTCTGCCGAGTACTATTGGCTTAAAGTAATTAATCACATCGATACTACTTCGCAAACTTTTATGTCTGATGCCATATACCTCAATCTTGGAACACTGGCTACCAAACAAAAAAGATGGAACGATGCTAAAAAGTATTACCAAATGGCCATGGATATTTATGAAAGCAGAAACGATAATGAAGGTCAGGCCAAAATTCATGAAGCACTGGCTTCTATGTATTGTGATAAGGGGCAATATAAACAAGCCGAAAAAGAAGCTTTGGAAGGGTTAAAATTGGTTAGCCAACAACTTAGAGTTAAAACAAAACTGCATGCTACTTTAGCTGACATTTACAAAGAAATGGCTAATTACCGCAAAGCTTTTGAGTATGCTGAAACTTATGCCTTACTACAAGATTCTTTGTTGAGCAAAGAAAAAACAGAAGCCATTGTTGAGATGGAAGCCAAATTTAAAAATGAGCAACAGCAAAAGGAATTAGCTCTTCAACGAAGCGAAATTGAACTTTTAAACCGTAACAGCCAGATCAGAGAGCTTGAAATAAACATTTTGGTACTTAGCATTCTCTTACTGCTCATTGTAGGCTTTTTTATTTTTAGATGGCAACGATTAAAAGTAAACAGAAAGCACGACCAGTTAAAAAACTCGCAAGCGCTTATGACTACCATTAAAGAAAATGCCCAACTTAAAGAGCAGCAACTGAGAATGGAGTTAGAACACCGCGACCAACAACTTACATCATATACATTGAATTTTATTCAGAAGAATGAATTGATGACAGAGTTGCAAGAGAAAATTGAGTCTTTGCAAAGTCAGAAGCAATGGTCGCCAAAAGATTTTAGACAGTTGAAAAATCAGATACAGCAACATGTGAGTATAGACCGCGACTGGGAAAACTTTAAAATGCACTTCGAAAGTGTACACCCAGACTTTTTCCATAACCTAGTGAATGTATTCCCGAACCTGAGTCCAAAAGAGTTAAAACTTTGTGCCTTGGTGAGATTGAACCTGAATATTAAAGAATCGGCTGCCGTACTTAGTATTTCACCAGATAGTGTAAAAACTGCACGACACCGATTAAGAAAGAAAATGAATATAGAAACCGAAACTACTATTTTGGATGTATTAATGCAGGTAGAGAAAGGCATTTTTAACCCTCCGGTAACTTCGGTTTAG